One Clostridium estertheticum DNA segment encodes these proteins:
- a CDS encoding phosphoglycerate kinase codes for MKFNKKTIEDIQVKGKRVLVRCDFNVPLSEGVITDVTRLEGAMPTINYLVKNGAKVILCSHLGKPSGEPRPELSLAPVAKKLSEMLGEVVIFAADPNVVSDKVKSAVSEMENGDVLLLENTRYRKEETKNSENFSKELASLADVFVNDAFGTAHRAHCSTVGVTQFIETSVCGYLIQKELKFLGEAVDNPVRPFVAILGGAKVSDKIDVIANLLEKVDTLVIGGGMAYTFLKAGGYSIGSSLVEEDKVEYAKDMMQRAESKGVKFLLPVDHIVANRFSAEAEPVVTDNQNIPDGYMGLDIGPKTAEMYKGAISIAKTIIWNGPMGVFEFANFAKGTIAVAEAMSKVDGTTVIGGGDSAAAVNQLGFGDKMTHISTGGGASLEFLEGKLLPGIEALTNK; via the coding sequence ATGAAATTTAATAAAAAAACTATAGAAGATATCCAGGTTAAAGGTAAAAGGGTTTTAGTTAGATGTGATTTTAATGTGCCATTAAGTGAGGGTGTAATTACAGATGTAACCAGACTAGAAGGTGCAATGCCTACAATAAATTATTTAGTTAAAAATGGAGCAAAAGTTATTTTATGTTCACACCTTGGGAAACCAAGTGGAGAGCCAAGACCTGAGCTTTCACTAGCACCAGTTGCTAAGAAATTAAGTGAAATGCTAGGAGAAGTAGTAATTTTTGCAGCAGACCCAAATGTAGTTAGTGATAAAGTGAAATCTGCCGTATCAGAAATGGAAAACGGAGATGTTTTATTATTAGAAAATACAAGATATAGAAAAGAAGAAACTAAAAACAGTGAAAATTTTTCTAAGGAACTCGCATCCCTTGCAGATGTATTTGTAAATGATGCCTTTGGAACAGCTCATAGAGCACATTGCTCTACGGTTGGAGTAACGCAATTTATTGAAACTTCAGTATGTGGATATTTAATTCAAAAGGAATTAAAATTCTTAGGAGAAGCAGTAGATAACCCAGTTAGACCTTTCGTGGCAATTTTAGGTGGAGCTAAGGTTTCAGATAAAATAGATGTTATTGCTAATTTGCTTGAAAAAGTAGATACTTTAGTAATTGGTGGAGGAATGGCCTACACATTCTTAAAAGCTGGTGGTTATTCTATTGGAAGTTCACTAGTTGAGGAAGACAAAGTAGAATATGCTAAAGATATGATGCAAAGAGCTGAGTCTAAAGGAGTTAAGTTCTTGTTACCAGTGGATCACATTGTTGCAAATAGATTTTCAGCTGAGGCAGAACCAGTAGTAACTGATAATCAAAATATCCCAGATGGATATATGGGACTTGATATTGGACCTAAGACTGCAGAAATGTATAAAGGTGCTATAAGCATAGCTAAAACTATTATTTGGAACGGACCAATGGGAGTATTTGAATTTGCAAATTTCGCAAAGGGAACTATAGCAGTAGCTGAAGCTATGTCAAAGGTTGACGGAACTACTGTAATAGGCGGTGGAGATAGTGCAGCTGCAGTTAACCAATTAGGATTCGGAGATAAGATGACTCACATATCTACAGGTGGTGGAGCGTCACTTGAATTTTTAGAGGGTAAATTGTTACCAGGAATTGAAGCTCTTACAAATAAATAA
- the gap gene encoding type I glyceraldehyde-3-phosphate dehydrogenase has translation MIKVGINGFGRIGRNVFKALVANYATELQIVGINDLTDAATLAHLLKYDSLYGKFNGTVEAKESSIVVNGKEIKIFAERDPKNIDWNSLGAEIIIESTGFFTDATKANAHLGGSVKKVLISAPAKNEDITIVLGVNEEKYDAAKHNIISNASCTTNCLAPFAKVLDQEFGIVKGLMTTIHSYTGDQRLLDAPHSDMRRARAACESMIPTTTGAAKAVALVLPQLKGKLNGFSLRVPTPTVSCTDLVCELSKNVTAEEINAAFKKASETTMKGILGFCEEPLVSIDFRGDERSSIIDAPSTMVIGDNMVKVVAWYDNEWGYSNRLADLTKYVADRL, from the coding sequence ATGATAAAAGTAGGAATAAATGGATTTGGTAGAATAGGAAGAAATGTATTTAAAGCACTAGTGGCAAACTATGCTACAGAATTACAGATAGTAGGAATCAATGACTTAACAGATGCTGCAACACTTGCTCATCTTTTAAAATATGATTCACTTTATGGAAAATTTAACGGAACTGTAGAAGCTAAAGAAAGCTCAATAGTTGTTAATGGAAAAGAAATTAAAATATTCGCAGAAAGAGATCCAAAAAACATAGATTGGAATTCACTTGGAGCAGAAATAATAATAGAATCTACAGGATTCTTTACAGATGCTACTAAAGCAAATGCACATTTAGGCGGAAGTGTTAAAAAAGTTCTTATATCAGCACCAGCAAAAAATGAAGATATAACAATAGTACTAGGAGTTAACGAAGAAAAGTACGATGCAGCAAAACATAACATAATTTCAAATGCGTCATGTACAACAAACTGTTTAGCACCATTTGCTAAAGTTTTAGACCAAGAATTTGGAATAGTTAAAGGTTTAATGACTACAATTCATTCATATACTGGAGATCAAAGATTATTAGATGCTCCACATAGTGATATGAGACGTGCAAGAGCTGCTTGTGAATCAATGATTCCAACTACTACTGGAGCTGCAAAAGCTGTAGCATTAGTTCTACCACAATTAAAAGGAAAATTAAACGGATTCTCATTAAGAGTTCCAACTCCAACAGTTTCATGTACAGATTTAGTATGTGAACTTTCAAAGAATGTTACTGCAGAAGAGATAAATGCAGCATTTAAGAAGGCTTCTGAAACTACAATGAAAGGAATTCTTGGATTCTGTGAAGAACCATTAGTTTCAATTGATTTTAGAGGAGACGAAAGATCTTCTATAATTGATGCACCATCAACTATGGTTATTGGAGATAACATGGTTAAAGTTGTAGCTTGGTATGATAATGAATGGGGTTATTCAAATAGACTCGCAGATTTAACTAAATATGTTGCAGACAGACTATAA
- a CDS encoding sugar-binding transcriptional regulator, with product MLNILKLQQKVVPELIELLQKRYDILRVIYYDGPIGRRILANDMNISERIVRNEINFLKSQNLIEVNASGMFITTDGEEIINKLKGFIHEIKGLSKIEKFIEKYLNLHQVIVVPGDVDIDKSVLKELGKVAASYAMDIIKDNSIIAITGGSTVKQVVEGFTKNNKYNNILVLPARGGMARNVEIQANTLVARLADKIGGNYELLHAPDNLSNAALETILNEKEIKNIIEKIRSAEVLIYGIGIATDMARKRGLSEEDIKDLKELGAVGETFGHYYNELGKIVHSTPTIGVKNEDVKNIKTLIAVAAGKNKARAIIATEINRSSAVLIIDEAAAKEIINILEKKE from the coding sequence GTGCTGAATATATTAAAATTACAACAAAAGGTAGTGCCAGAACTTATAGAACTTCTCCAAAAAAGGTATGATATACTAAGAGTGATATATTATGATGGACCTATAGGACGAAGAATTTTGGCGAATGACATGAATATAAGCGAGAGAATAGTAAGAAATGAAATAAACTTTTTGAAATCTCAGAATTTAATTGAGGTTAATGCATCAGGCATGTTTATAACAACTGATGGAGAAGAAATTATAAATAAGTTAAAAGGTTTTATTCATGAGATTAAAGGCTTATCAAAAATTGAGAAGTTTATTGAGAAATATTTAAATCTTCACCAAGTTATAGTTGTTCCTGGAGATGTAGACATCGATAAAAGTGTGCTTAAAGAACTTGGAAAAGTAGCTGCTAGTTATGCCATGGACATTATTAAAGATAATAGTATAATTGCAATAACAGGTGGATCAACAGTTAAACAAGTTGTAGAGGGTTTTACTAAAAATAATAAATATAACAATATTTTAGTGCTTCCAGCTAGAGGCGGTATGGCAAGAAACGTAGAAATTCAAGCTAATACATTAGTGGCAAGACTTGCAGATAAAATTGGGGGTAATTATGAATTACTTCATGCACCTGATAATTTGAGCAATGCGGCACTTGAAACTATATTAAATGAAAAAGAAATAAAAAACATAATTGAAAAAATCAGAAGTGCCGAAGTTCTTATTTATGGCATAGGAATCGCTACAGACATGGCTAGGAAAAGAGGTCTATCGGAAGAGGATATAAAGGACCTAAAAGAATTAGGTGCTGTAGGAGAGACTTTTGGACATTATTACAATGAATTAGGAAAAATAGTTCATTCTACACCTACTATTGGGGTGAAAAATGAAGATGTCAAAAATATTAAAACCCTAATTGCGGTAGCAGCTGGAAAAAATAAAGCTAGAGCCATTATAGCAACTGAAATCAATCGTTCAAGCGCAGTTTTAATAATTGATGAAGCAGCTGCGAAAGAAATTATAAATATTCTAGAGAAAAAAGAGTAA
- the rpoN gene encoding RNA polymerase factor sigma-54, with the protein MNFGLNLIQEQKLIMTQEMQMSVKLLQMSAYELGQYVNKEMQENPVLEEKDLQNTRSNSNEANDYKEAKDYKEIIKYLEKDDYKVKNHSSKAENEEVSPFYYIAQEKSLKDYLMEQIGELTEKPEILDICKYMVENLDTKGYLSAELSDICKELRISNEVAEDALKILQSLDPQGIGARNLKECLKIQLYNLGNNDENIYKIIEEYLELLAENKYNVIAKELKITITHVQKYVDIIKTLEPKPSRGFYTGETVKYIVPDAYINKINDQYFISMNEDVLPKLNINSLYKEIINSGKDAEAVEYVKDKINSAMFLIKSIEQRKNTVYRVLEEILEVQKEYFDDGDQYLKPMTLKRIANNLEMHESTISRAIREKYVSVNSGKIIKIKDLFTNGITSVIGGEDISTINIKSAIKEMVDHEEQKKPLSDQIISNRLNIEGMNISRRTVAKYREELGIKSSSKRKRF; encoded by the coding sequence ATTAATTTTGGTTTGAATTTGATCCAAGAACAAAAATTAATAATGACGCAAGAAATGCAGATGTCTGTTAAACTTCTTCAAATGTCAGCATACGAACTGGGTCAATATGTAAATAAAGAGATGCAAGAAAATCCGGTGCTAGAGGAAAAAGATTTACAAAATACTAGAAGCAATAGCAATGAAGCAAATGATTATAAAGAAGCAAAGGATTATAAAGAAATAATTAAATATCTTGAAAAAGATGATTACAAAGTAAAAAATCACAGTTCTAAGGCTGAGAATGAAGAAGTCTCACCTTTTTATTATATTGCACAGGAAAAATCTCTTAAAGATTATCTTATGGAGCAAATAGGAGAATTAACTGAAAAACCTGAAATCCTGGACATATGCAAATACATGGTGGAAAACTTAGATACAAAAGGATATTTGTCTGCAGAATTATCTGATATATGCAAGGAGCTTAGAATATCAAATGAAGTGGCTGAAGATGCACTTAAAATTCTCCAATCCTTAGACCCTCAAGGAATCGGAGCTAGGAATTTAAAAGAATGTTTAAAAATTCAATTATATAACCTGGGCAATAATGATGAAAATATCTATAAAATCATTGAAGAGTATTTAGAATTATTGGCAGAAAATAAATATAATGTTATAGCTAAAGAACTGAAAATTACAATTACTCATGTTCAGAAATATGTAGACATAATAAAAACTTTAGAGCCTAAGCCATCAAGAGGATTTTATACTGGTGAGACGGTTAAATATATTGTACCAGATGCCTACATTAATAAGATTAATGATCAATATTTTATTTCTATGAACGAAGATGTGCTACCAAAGCTTAATATAAATTCATTATATAAGGAAATTATTAATAGCGGAAAAGACGCAGAGGCAGTAGAATACGTAAAAGATAAAATTAATAGTGCAATGTTTCTTATTAAAAGCATTGAACAAAGAAAAAATACTGTGTATAGAGTTTTGGAAGAGATTTTAGAGGTTCAAAAGGAATATTTCGATGACGGCGACCAATACTTAAAACCAATGACACTTAAAAGAATTGCTAATAATTTAGAAATGCATGAATCCACTATAAGTCGGGCAATTAGAGAAAAATATGTTAGCGTAAATAGTGGTAAAATCATTAAAATAAAGGATTTATTTACTAACGGAATTACCTCGGTTATAGGTGGAGAGGATATATCTACAATTAATATTAAGAGCGCAATAAAGGAAATGGTGGATCACGAAGAGCAAAAGAAGCCACTATCAGATCAAATTATTTCTAATCGATTAAACATAGAAGGTATGAATATTTCAAGAAGAACTGTAGCAAAATATAGAGAAGAACTTGGAATTAAGAGTTCTAGTAAACGTAAAAGATTTTAG